The following are from one region of the Arachis duranensis cultivar V14167 chromosome 10, aradu.V14167.gnm2.J7QH, whole genome shotgun sequence genome:
- the LOC107468205 gene encoding uncharacterized protein LOC107468205: MASEESFVVLVHHRGSIKRKTRSGVKFTDKDLLCIVVTPRTSYDDLVRSVLMKLGLEDAKRVKKFFYRIPVTVLQDTVKYDCFTISSDEDLQVMFLCRQQFPEVRTPELLAKLVDVVSSSGGSNRNTTTLATPAGSSSRPAVASSFVPVYQPVVQAVASPSFAVDLNGSVGDDVRLRETLPDDLLGVAPLGVGDGVLGDPDEDDIEPDMIDDDSGDDIGASEPALAVGGSSTGTQQYPPYFSSLNLDAMRQEGVSGHSVGFGARDAEGTAGLTEFQVGQQFQDKDEALLSVKTYSIRRGVQYKVVESDHHRYVGKCSEFGNGCTWLIRLSLRKCKGIWEVKRYNGPHTCLATSISSDHGSLDYHVISAFIMPMVRADASVSIKKLLNATAAHFGFRPTYRRVWMAKQKAIAVIYGDWNESYNEIPRWVLGV, from the coding sequence atggctagtgaggagagttttgtTGTTTTGGTTCACCACAGAGGATCCATTAAGAGGAAAACTCGTTCCGGAGTGAAGTTCACAGATAAAGATCTTCTCTGTATTGTCGTTACTCCTCGAACGAGCTATGATGACCTTGTTAGATCTGTACTGATGAAGCTCGGTCTGGAAGATGCGAAGCGGGTGAAGAAGTTTTTCTATCGCATTCCAGTCACGGTGCTCCAGGATACCGTGAAGTATGATTGTTTCACGATTAGTAGTGATGAGGACTTGCAGGTAATGTTTCTTTGTCGGCAGCAGTTTCCGGAGGTCAGGACTCCAGAGTTGTTGGCAAAGCTGGTTGATGTGGTATCCAGCTCAGGGGGTTCGAACCGGAATACCACCACTTTAGCCACACCAGCCGGTTCTAGTTCCCGGCCTGCCGTTGCTTCTTCCTTCGTCCCTGTTTACCAGCCAGTGGTCCAAGCTGTCGCCTCCCCGTCTTTTGCTGTTGATCTCAATGGCAGCGTAGGTGACGACGTACGTTTAAGGGAAACTCTGCCAGATGATTTACTTGGCGTTGCACCGCTTGGCGTTGGAGACGGAGTGTTGGGTGATCCAGATGAGGATGACATCGAGCCGGATATGATTGACGATGACAGCGGCGATGATATTGGAGCGAGTGAGCCTGCATTGGCGGTGGGTGGTTCTAGCACTGGCACACAGCAGTATCCACCATATTTTTCCTCCTTGAACTTGGATGCCATGAGGCAGGAGGGGGTTTCTGGGCACTCTGTTGGATTCGGAGCGAGAGATGCGGAAGGGACTGCTGGTCTGACAGAGTTCCAAGTTGGTCAGCAATTCCAGGATAAAGATGAGGCCCTTCTAAGTGTGAAGACTTACAGCATCCGGCGAGGGGTACAGTACAAGGTAGTGGAGTCCGATCACCACCGGTATGTGGGCAAGTGTTCCGAGTTTgggaatgggtgcacatggttgattcgACTGAGTCTCCGGAAGTGCAAGGGCATTTGGGAGGTCAAACGGTATAATGGACCTCACACTTGCCTGGCCACATCCATCTCGAGTGACCACGGGAGTTTGGATTATCATGTGATTTCGGCGTTCATTATGCCAATGGTTAGAGCTGATGCATCCGTCAGCATAAAAAAGCTCCTGAACGCCACGGCAGCACACTTCGGGTTTAGGCCGACTTACAGGAGGGTCTGGATGGCAAAGCAGAAGGCTATTGCCGTCATCTACGGAGACTGGAATGAGTCATACAACGAGATACCTAGGTGGGTGTTGGGTGTCTAG
- the LOC110276481 gene encoding protein MAIN-LIKE 1-like produces the protein MGDDPARLYRLDGVAHIAGVINDEPQRCIRSMRRQQGMRLDDRYVPYLQMAGLYHLARLNDRWFRLDEALVSAFVERWRPEMHTFHMPFGECTITLQDVAYQLGLPVDGCYVSGQVQKYAVNCSWFQETFGECPEDADKEIVRRYARAYIMMLLGTQLFADKSENRIHIRWLPYVARLEEMGTYSWGSAALAWLYRCMCRVANRHVVKLAGPLQLLQSWIFWRFPRFRPAGYETFSWPLASRWSGYNPSGSEKGPRVQMWRLRIDRLQDSEFIWMPYSSPDVLQVVHPEVLEPRHMALWHSVTALIYFAVIEWHQIDRVLPQFGGVQPPPHLALNIDFLMSKDGRGGDRWSYNVTVKHLADFKLASIDFTKC, from the exons ATGGGGGACGATCCGGCACGGTTATATCGCTTGGACGGAGTTGCTCATATAGCCGGAGTCATCAACGACGAG CCCCAGCGATGCATCAGGAGCATGCGGCGGCAGCAGGGCATGCGACTTGATGACAGATACGTtccgtacttgcagatggccGGTCTTTACCATCTTGCAAGGCTGAATGACAGATGGTTCCGGTTAGACGAGGCCCTTGTCAGTGCATTCGTGGAGCGATGGCGTCCGGAAATGCACACGTTTCACATGCCGTTCGGAGAGTGCACGATCACACTCCAGGACGTGGCATACCAGCTGGGTTTGCCAGTGGACGGGTGTTACGTGAGCGG CCAGGTTCAGAAGTACGCAGTGAACTGCAGCTGGTTTCAGGAGACTTTTGGTGAGTGCCCTGAGGATGCCGATAAGGAGATTGTGCGCCGATATGCCCGTGCGTACATCATGATGTTGTTGGGCACGCAGTTGTTTGCGGACAAGTCCGAGAACCGCATTCATATCAGATGGCTGCCGTACGTTGCTAGGCTGGAGGAGATGGGTACCTACAGCTGGGGTTCTGCAGCACTGGCATGGTTGTACCGGTGCATGTGCCGAGTGGCGAACAGACATGTCGTCAAGTTAGCGGGCCCACTTCAGCTACTTCAGTCTTGGATCTTTTGGCGATTTCCGCGGTTTAGGCCTGCAGGGTATGAGACGTTCAGCTGGCCATTGGCCTCGAG ATGGTCAGGTTACAACCCTTCCGGGAGCGAGAAGGGTCCTAGAGTGCAGATGTGGAGGCTCAGGATAGACCGGTTACAGGACAGTGAG TTTATATGGATGCCGTACAGTAGCCCTGATGTACTTCAGGTTGTGCATCCAGAGGTTTTGGAGCCTCGGCATATGGCGTTGTGGCACTCTGTGACTGCGCTGATCTACTTTGCCGTCATAGAGTGGCATCAGATAGATCGGGTTCTTCCGCAGTTCGGAGGGGTGCAGCCCCCTCCACATCTCGCCCTGAACATCGACTTTCTGATGTCGAAGGACGGGAGAGGCGGCGATCGATGGTCATACAACGTCACCGTGAAGCACCTGGCCGACTTTAAGTTGGCCTCAATAGACTTCACCAAATGCTGA